One Pectobacterium colocasium DNA segment encodes these proteins:
- the hemG gene encoding menaquinone-dependent protoporphyrinogen IX dehydrogenase: MKALIVFSSRDGQTRAIASYVANTLKGTLECDVVNVLNANDIDLSQYDRVAIGASIRYGRFHPAVNQFIHKHLVSLQQLPSAFFSVNLTARKPEKRTIQTNAYTRKFLLTSPWQPDLCCVFAGALRYPRYRWFDRVMIQLIMRITGGETDSTKEIEYTDWQQVARFAQDFSQLAAKNPA; the protein is encoded by the coding sequence ATGAAAGCTTTGATCGTGTTTTCGAGTCGGGATGGGCAAACAAGAGCCATTGCCTCCTATGTTGCGAATACGCTGAAAGGCACCCTGGAGTGTGATGTTGTTAACGTACTCAATGCGAATGATATCGATCTGAGCCAATATGATCGGGTTGCGATTGGGGCATCGATTCGATACGGGCGCTTTCATCCTGCGGTAAATCAATTTATCCATAAACACCTGGTTTCTTTGCAACAGCTGCCCAGCGCATTCTTCTCCGTGAACCTTACCGCTCGTAAGCCAGAAAAGCGCACAATACAAACCAACGCTTACACGCGTAAATTCCTGCTGACTTCGCCATGGCAGCCAGATTTGTGCTGTGTGTTCGCGGGAGCTCTGCGTTATCCGCGTTATCGTTGGTTCGACCGGGTAATGATTCAATTGATTATGCGTATAACGGGAGGCGAAACGGATAGCACAAAAGAGATTGAATATACGGACTGGCAGCAGGTTGCCCGTTTCGCTCAGGATTTCTCCCAATTAGCGGCGAAAAATCCGGCATAA
- the trkH gene encoding Trk system potassium transporter TrkH: MHLRAITRIVGQLVILFSGTMVIPGLVALIYRDGAGRAFTQTFIVALAIGIMLWLPNRKQKHELKSREGFLIVVLFWTVLGSVGALPFLFAEHPNLGVTDAFFESFSGLTTTGATTLVGLDSLPKAILFYRQMLQWFGGMGIIVLAVAILPILGVGGMQLYRAEMPGPLKENKMRPRIADTAKTLWLIYLLLTIACAVALWLAGMPVFDAIGHSFSTVSVGGFSTHDASIGYFNSPTINTIIAIFLLISGCNFGLHFALLSGRSLKVYWRDPEFRMFIFVQLSLVAVCTIVLWFHHVYDSGMQTINQAFFQVVSMATTAGFTTDSIASWPLFLPVLLLCSAFIGGCAGSTGGGLKVIRILLLFLQGSRELKRLVHPNAVYTIKLGHRALPERILEAVWGFFSAYALVFIVSMLAVIATGVDDFSAFAAVAATLNNLGPGLGVVAENFTSMNDTAKWILIMTMLFGRLEVFTLLVLFTPTFWRE, from the coding sequence ATGCACTTGCGCGCCATAACCCGTATTGTCGGGCAGTTGGTTATCCTCTTTTCCGGGACGATGGTTATTCCCGGACTGGTGGCGTTAATTTATCGTGATGGCGCAGGCCGGGCGTTTACGCAGACATTTATTGTCGCGCTGGCGATTGGCATCATGCTGTGGCTACCAAACCGTAAACAGAAACATGAATTGAAATCGCGTGAAGGGTTCCTGATCGTTGTTCTCTTCTGGACGGTACTGGGAAGCGTTGGGGCACTGCCTTTCCTGTTCGCTGAACATCCTAATTTGGGCGTGACGGATGCTTTCTTCGAATCGTTCTCTGGGTTAACGACGACAGGGGCAACCACGTTAGTCGGGCTGGATTCACTGCCTAAAGCTATCCTGTTTTATCGGCAAATGCTGCAATGGTTTGGTGGGATGGGGATCATCGTGCTCGCCGTTGCCATCCTGCCGATTCTTGGTGTTGGTGGGATGCAGCTCTATCGCGCGGAGATGCCGGGGCCGTTGAAGGAAAACAAGATGCGCCCGCGTATTGCCGATACGGCAAAAACGCTGTGGCTGATTTACCTCTTACTGACCATCGCTTGCGCTGTCGCGCTTTGGCTGGCTGGTATGCCGGTATTTGATGCGATTGGACACAGTTTCTCTACGGTGTCTGTCGGTGGGTTCTCGACTCACGATGCCAGTATTGGCTACTTCAACAGCCCGACGATCAATACCATCATCGCAATATTCCTGCTGATTTCCGGCTGTAACTTTGGTTTGCACTTTGCCCTGCTGAGCGGCCGCAGCCTGAAGGTATACTGGCGTGACCCAGAATTCCGCATGTTCATTTTTGTTCAACTGTCGCTGGTGGCGGTGTGTACGATAGTCCTGTGGTTCCACCACGTTTATGACAGCGGGATGCAGACGATCAATCAGGCGTTTTTCCAGGTCGTTTCCATGGCGACAACGGCAGGGTTTACGACGGATAGTATTGCATCGTGGCCGCTTTTCCTGCCGGTTTTGCTACTGTGTTCCGCGTTTATTGGCGGGTGTGCGGGCTCAACTGGGGGCGGGCTGAAAGTGATTCGTATCCTGCTGCTTTTCTTACAAGGATCGCGTGAGCTTAAGCGTTTGGTGCATCCGAATGCGGTTTACACCATTAAGCTGGGTCATCGGGCGCTGCCAGAACGTATCCTTGAAGCTGTGTGGGGATTCTTTTCCGCATATGCGTTGGTTTTTATTGTCAGCATGCTGGCCGTCATTGCGACAGGCGTTGATGATTTCTCCGCGTTTGCCGCGGTCGCAGCCACATTGAATAACCTGGGGCCGGGCCTAGGCGTCGTTGCCGAGAATTTTACGTCGATGAATGATACGGCGAAATGGATTCTGATAATGACAATGCTGTTTGGTCGTTTGGAAGTGTTCACGCTTTTAGTCCTGTTTACGCCAACCTTCTGGCGCGAATAG
- a CDS encoding IMPACT family protein, producing the protein MQAYPIPAASVSFSEEIKKSRFTTILAATPGIDAAKAFIQHVREEHASAGHHCWAFVAGAPDDSQQLGFSDDGEPSGTAGKPMLSQLMGSGVGEITAVVVRYYGGIPLGTGGLVKAYGGGVQQALKLLSLQEKVLQQEYGLQCDYALLPQVESLIFQLGGKVLHSEYGVDVVLRFSIPVRGTEEAALKLRDLSRGALHLLPIP; encoded by the coding sequence ATGCAAGCGTATCCAATCCCTGCTGCGTCAGTGAGCTTCAGCGAGGAAATCAAGAAGAGCCGATTTACGACGATCCTGGCGGCAACGCCGGGAATCGACGCAGCGAAAGCGTTCATCCAGCACGTTAGGGAAGAACACGCCTCGGCGGGTCACCACTGCTGGGCGTTTGTTGCAGGCGCCCCCGATGATTCGCAGCAACTGGGTTTTTCTGACGATGGCGAGCCTTCAGGCACGGCAGGTAAGCCGATGCTGTCGCAACTGATGGGTAGCGGTGTCGGTGAGATTACGGCCGTGGTGGTGCGCTACTATGGTGGAATCCCGCTGGGCACAGGTGGGTTGGTGAAGGCCTATGGTGGCGGCGTTCAGCAAGCGCTGAAGCTGCTATCTCTGCAAGAGAAAGTATTGCAACAAGAGTATGGCTTACAATGTGACTATGCACTGTTGCCTCAGGTAGAATCCCTGATCTTCCAGCTTGGCGGAAAGGTTCTGCATAGTGAGTATGGCGTGGACGTCGTATTGCGGTTCTCTATCCCCGTCAGGGGAACTGAGGAAGCGGCACTGAAATTGCGTGATTTAAGCCGCGGCGCGTTGCATTTATTGCCGATTCCATAA
- the pepQ gene encoding Xaa-Pro dipeptidase, with amino-acid sequence MEKLASLYHHHLATLQARAQAVLARHQLDALLIHSGELLTVFLDDHDYPFKVNPQFKAWVPVTQVPNCWLWVDGVNPPKLWFYSPVDYWHNVAPVPESFWTEEIDIAVLRNADDIGQCLPSQRERVAYIGYAPQRAQDLGIRADNINPQGVLDYLHYHRAYKTDYELACMREAQKTAVIGHRAAHEAFLSGMSEFDINLAYLTATGHRDIDVPYGNIIALNEHAAVLHYTQLDHQVPADVRSFLIDAGAEYNGYAADLTRTYSAQSDGAFALLIKDLNQEMLALIDTVQAGVRYTDYHIQMHQRIAKLLKSHQLVQGISEEAMVAQGLTSPFLPHGLGHPLGLQVHDVAGFMQDDRGTHLAAPSQYPYLRCTRVLEPGMVMTIEPGIYFIESLLAPWREGELRQHIDWQKIDALKPFGGIRIEDNIVIHDGRVENMTRDLNLA; translated from the coding sequence ATGGAAAAGCTGGCTTCTTTATATCATCACCATCTGGCTACGCTGCAAGCGCGTGCTCAGGCAGTTTTAGCGCGCCATCAGCTTGACGCATTACTGATTCACTCTGGTGAGCTGTTGACCGTTTTTCTGGACGATCACGACTATCCTTTCAAGGTTAACCCACAGTTTAAAGCCTGGGTGCCCGTCACGCAGGTGCCGAACTGTTGGCTGTGGGTTGATGGTGTTAATCCGCCGAAGCTGTGGTTCTATTCACCGGTGGATTACTGGCATAACGTCGCGCCGGTTCCTGAGAGTTTTTGGACAGAAGAGATTGATATTGCCGTACTACGCAATGCTGATGATATTGGGCAATGCCTGCCGTCGCAGCGCGAGCGTGTTGCCTATATCGGTTATGCGCCGCAACGTGCACAGGATTTGGGGATTCGCGCGGACAATATTAATCCTCAGGGCGTGCTGGATTATCTGCACTATCACCGCGCTTATAAAACCGACTACGAGCTGGCCTGCATGCGCGAAGCGCAGAAGACGGCGGTTATCGGTCATCGGGCGGCGCATGAAGCGTTCCTGTCCGGTATGAGCGAATTTGATATTAACCTGGCGTATCTGACGGCCACCGGTCATCGGGATATTGATGTCCCTTACGGCAATATCATTGCGCTCAATGAGCATGCCGCGGTGTTGCACTATACCCAGTTAGATCATCAGGTGCCTGCCGATGTCCGCAGCTTCCTGATTGATGCAGGTGCCGAATATAACGGGTATGCCGCCGATCTGACGCGAACCTATTCTGCGCAGAGCGATGGTGCGTTTGCCCTGCTGATTAAAGATCTCAATCAGGAAATGCTTGCATTGATTGATACCGTTCAGGCGGGCGTGCGTTATACCGATTACCATATTCAGATGCATCAGCGGATTGCGAAGCTGCTGAAATCACATCAGCTGGTGCAGGGCATCAGCGAAGAGGCGATGGTGGCGCAGGGACTCACGTCGCCTTTCCTGCCGCACGGTCTTGGTCATCCGCTGGGGTTGCAGGTGCATGATGTCGCTGGGTTTATGCAAGACGATCGCGGCACGCATCTGGCGGCGCCGTCGCAGTATCCTTACCTGCGTTGTACCCGCGTGCTTGAACCTGGCATGGTCATGACGATTGAACCGGGTATCTATTTCATTGAATCCTTGCTCGCGCCGTGGCGTGAGGGCGAATTGCGCCAGCACATTGACTGGCAAAAAATCGATGCGTTGAAACCGTTTGGCGGTATTCGCATCGAAGACAATATTGTCATTCATGACGGGCGCGTGGAGAACATGACGCGCGACTTGAATCTGGCCTGA
- the fadB gene encoding fatty acid oxidation complex subunit alpha FadB, producing MLYQGESLYLNWLEDGIAELVFSAPGSVNKLDTRTVASLGKALDVLAEQPNLKGLLLRSDKPAFIVGADITEFLSLFAAPAEKLHEWLVFANRIFSRLEDLPVPTLSAINSYALGGGCECVLATDFRLATTDARIGLPETKLGIMPGFGGTVRLPRLLGTDSALEIIAAGKDISAADALKVGLVQAVVTNDKLVPAAIKMLKQAIDGSLDWQAYRRPKLEPLKLNKIEAMMSFTTAKAMVLQTAGKHYPAPMLAVKTIEAAATMTRDDALQLETQHFVQLARSNEARALVGIFLNDQYVKGKAKKLIGETSVPQQAAVLGAGIMGGGIAYQSAFKGVPIRMKDINEKPLALGMNEAAKLLNKQMERGKLDGMKMATILASIQPTLDYAGFERADIVVEAVVENPKIKASVLAETESHVSENTILASNTSTIPIALLAASLKRPQNFCGMHFFNPVHRMPLVEIIRGPKTSDSTIASVVAYASKMGKTPIVVNDCPGFFVNRVLFPYFAAFSLLLRDGADFREIDNVMEKKFGWPMGPAYLLDVVGIDTAHHAQAVMAAGFPQRMAKDYRDAIDVLFEHQRFGQKNGQGFYRYQTDSKGKPRKEQDEAVNTLLKDISQPTKAFSAEEIIARMMIPMINEVARCLEEGIVASPAEADMALVYGLGFPPFHGGACRYLDTLGSERYVEMAQQLAHLGAIYQVPDGLQQKARSNESYYPSVAPHADVSHGQPA from the coding sequence ATGCTTTATCAAGGTGAATCCCTCTACCTTAACTGGCTTGAGGACGGCATTGCCGAGCTGGTATTTTCTGCCCCTGGCTCCGTAAACAAGCTAGATACCCGCACGGTGGCCAGCCTGGGTAAAGCGCTGGACGTTCTGGCGGAACAGCCGAATCTGAAGGGCTTACTGCTGCGTTCTGACAAACCGGCATTTATTGTCGGTGCCGATATCACAGAATTCCTTTCTCTTTTTGCCGCACCGGCTGAAAAACTGCATGAATGGCTGGTCTTTGCCAACCGCATTTTTAGCCGCCTTGAAGATTTACCCGTTCCCACGCTATCCGCAATTAATAGCTATGCGCTGGGAGGGGGTTGTGAATGTGTGCTGGCAACCGACTTTCGTTTGGCGACGACGGATGCCCGTATCGGGCTACCAGAGACTAAGCTTGGGATCATGCCGGGCTTTGGCGGCACAGTCAGGCTGCCGCGCCTGCTGGGTACGGACAGCGCACTGGAAATTATCGCCGCAGGTAAAGATATTAGCGCAGCCGATGCCTTAAAAGTGGGGCTGGTGCAGGCCGTTGTGACCAATGACAAGCTGGTTCCCGCCGCCATCAAGATGTTGAAACAGGCGATTGACGGCTCGCTGGACTGGCAGGCTTATCGACGCCCAAAACTTGAACCACTGAAGCTCAATAAGATTGAAGCCATGATGAGCTTTACCACCGCCAAAGCGATGGTGCTACAAACCGCAGGGAAACACTATCCAGCACCGATGTTAGCGGTAAAAACCATCGAAGCCGCCGCGACCATGACGCGTGATGACGCATTGCAGCTCGAAACACAGCACTTCGTTCAACTGGCGCGCTCAAATGAAGCGCGTGCACTCGTCGGCATTTTCCTCAACGATCAGTATGTTAAAGGCAAAGCGAAGAAGCTGATTGGCGAGACATCCGTACCGCAACAGGCCGCCGTACTGGGTGCAGGCATTATGGGCGGCGGCATTGCCTATCAATCTGCGTTCAAAGGCGTGCCAATTCGGATGAAAGATATCAACGAGAAGCCGCTTGCGCTGGGGATGAATGAAGCAGCCAAGCTCCTGAATAAACAGATGGAGCGCGGCAAGCTGGACGGGATGAAAATGGCAACGATTCTGGCCAGCATTCAGCCAACACTAGATTACGCTGGCTTCGAGCGCGCCGACATCGTGGTTGAGGCCGTGGTTGAGAATCCGAAAATCAAAGCCAGCGTACTTGCGGAAACCGAGTCGCACGTTAGCGAGAATACGATTCTGGCTTCAAATACCTCAACTATCCCGATTGCTTTACTGGCTGCATCGCTAAAGCGGCCACAAAACTTCTGCGGGATGCACTTCTTCAACCCGGTACACCGCATGCCGCTGGTTGAAATTATTCGCGGACCTAAAACCAGCGACAGCACTATCGCCAGCGTGGTGGCTTACGCCAGTAAGATGGGTAAAACGCCGATTGTCGTGAACGACTGCCCTGGGTTCTTCGTGAATCGCGTACTGTTCCCCTATTTTGCTGCGTTCAGCCTGCTGCTCAGAGATGGTGCTGATTTCCGCGAGATCGATAACGTCATGGAGAAAAAATTCGGTTGGCCGATGGGCCCGGCTTATCTGCTGGATGTAGTCGGCATTGACACCGCTCACCATGCTCAGGCCGTCATGGCCGCTGGCTTTCCACAGCGTATGGCGAAAGATTACCGTGATGCGATTGATGTGCTGTTTGAGCATCAGCGCTTTGGGCAGAAAAACGGTCAGGGCTTCTACCGTTATCAAACCGATAGCAAAGGCAAGCCGCGTAAAGAGCAGGATGAAGCCGTAAACACGCTCCTTAAAGACATTAGCCAACCGACAAAAGCGTTCAGTGCAGAAGAGATTATCGCTCGTATGATGATCCCGATGATTAATGAAGTCGCACGCTGTCTGGAGGAAGGCATCGTCGCCAGCCCGGCCGAAGCGGACATGGCGCTGGTATACGGGCTGGGCTTCCCTCCCTTCCACGGCGGCGCCTGCCGCTATCTGGACACATTGGGCAGCGAACGTTATGTCGAGATGGCGCAGCAGTTGGCGCACCTCGGCGCAATCTATCAGGTGCCAGACGGCTTGCAGCAAAAAGCCAGAAGCAATGAAAGCTATTACCCATCGGTCGCGCCACACGCGGACGTTTCCCACGGTCAACCGGCATGA
- the fadA gene encoding acetyl-CoA C-acyltransferase FadA: protein MEKVVIVDAVRTPMARSKGGAFRQVRAEDLSAHLMRSLLSRNAALDAHEIDDIYWGCVQQTLEQGFNVARNAALLAEIPMNVPATTVNRLCGSSMQALHDAARAIMVGDANVCLIGGVEHMGHVPMNHGVDFHPGLSRTVAKAAGMMGLTAEMLARMHNIGREMQDQFAARSHQRAHHATQSGAFRHEIIPTAGHDADGTLQRFDYDEVIRPDTTVDSLAALKPAFDPVNGTVTAGSSSALSDGAAAMLIMSESRAASLGLPVRARIRAMAVVGCDPSIMGYGPVPATKLALKRAGLSLTDIGLFELNEAFAAQTLPCIKDLGLLEQLDEKVNLNGGAIALGHPLGCSGARISTTLINLMENRDVQFGVATMCIGLGQGIATVFERA, encoded by the coding sequence ATGGAAAAGGTAGTGATTGTTGATGCCGTTCGTACGCCGATGGCGCGTTCCAAAGGTGGTGCCTTCCGTCAGGTGAGAGCCGAAGATCTGTCCGCACATCTGATGCGTAGCCTATTAAGCCGTAACGCAGCGCTGGACGCCCATGAGATCGACGATATCTATTGGGGATGTGTGCAGCAGACGCTGGAACAAGGCTTCAACGTCGCCCGAAACGCTGCCTTGCTGGCAGAAATCCCGATGAATGTTCCCGCGACGACGGTTAATCGGCTATGCGGCTCCTCCATGCAGGCCCTCCACGATGCTGCCCGCGCCATCATGGTTGGCGACGCGAATGTCTGCTTGATCGGTGGCGTTGAGCATATGGGGCATGTGCCGATGAATCATGGCGTCGATTTTCATCCGGGGCTGAGTCGCACGGTCGCGAAAGCGGCAGGTATGATGGGGCTAACGGCGGAAATGCTGGCGCGTATGCACAATATCGGTCGTGAGATGCAGGATCAGTTCGCCGCTCGTTCGCACCAGCGGGCCCATCACGCCACACAGTCAGGGGCATTCCGGCATGAAATTATTCCTACGGCTGGGCATGATGCTGACGGCACGCTTCAACGCTTCGATTATGATGAAGTTATTCGCCCAGACACCACCGTCGATAGCCTTGCTGCACTCAAACCCGCGTTTGATCCGGTTAACGGCACGGTAACCGCTGGATCATCCTCGGCGTTGTCCGATGGCGCGGCAGCCATGTTGATCATGAGCGAATCCCGCGCAGCATCATTAGGCTTACCCGTACGAGCTCGCATCCGGGCGATGGCTGTCGTTGGCTGCGACCCTTCAATTATGGGCTATGGCCCTGTTCCAGCCACCAAGCTGGCACTGAAGCGGGCAGGATTGAGCCTCACCGATATCGGTCTCTTTGAGCTCAATGAGGCATTCGCCGCCCAAACATTGCCCTGCATTAAAGATTTGGGATTGCTGGAACAGCTTGATGAAAAGGTCAATCTCAATGGTGGCGCGATTGCACTGGGCCACCCGCTCGGTTGCTCGGGCGCACGCATCTCGACCACATTGATTAATCTGATGGAAAACCGCGACGTTCAGTTTGGCGTGGCGACAATGTGTATCGGGTTGGGACAGGGTATCGCGACCGTGTTTGAGCGAGCCTAA
- a CDS encoding glutathione S-transferase family protein, producing MSTAIAEVGHIATSEEAHEIAQNGAFVRQKNRFTTPFGDRPGDLPVEKDRYRLLWSPVCPWAHRAVIVRALLGLEDVISLGTANPVRTEHGWEFSLDTDGVDPVLGIRYLPEIYAKSDASYTGRATVPTVVDVKQGIVVNNDYFKLTNYLETAFKAFHKPGSPDLYPEALRAEIDALNDVIFNDINNGVYKAGFAHSQAAYENAWDTLFLRLDELETRLSTQRYLFGDRITDSDIRLYVTLARFDVAYYSVFRANRNRLIDFPNLWAYARDLYQTPGFGDTTDFEAIKRGYHLGDTSFNPYQILAKGPDVSIWHTPHHRA from the coding sequence ATGAGTACCGCTATTGCGGAAGTCGGTCATATCGCTACTTCTGAAGAAGCGCATGAGATTGCTCAGAACGGGGCATTTGTTCGGCAAAAAAACCGCTTCACCACACCATTTGGCGATCGGCCGGGTGATTTACCCGTCGAAAAGGATCGCTATCGCTTATTATGGTCTCCCGTTTGCCCGTGGGCACACCGTGCCGTGATCGTCCGTGCGCTGCTGGGATTAGAAGACGTCATCAGCCTCGGCACAGCGAATCCAGTCAGAACCGAGCACGGTTGGGAGTTTTCATTGGATACAGATGGCGTAGACCCCGTGTTAGGAATCCGCTATCTACCTGAAATTTACGCCAAAAGCGATGCAAGTTATACGGGTCGTGCGACAGTTCCCACCGTTGTAGACGTGAAGCAAGGCATTGTGGTCAATAACGATTATTTTAAATTAACCAATTACCTTGAAACGGCATTTAAAGCATTTCACAAACCGGGCTCACCCGACCTTTATCCAGAAGCGCTACGTGCCGAAATCGATGCGCTTAATGATGTCATTTTCAATGACATTAATAACGGCGTCTATAAAGCTGGCTTCGCACATTCACAAGCCGCCTATGAAAATGCCTGGGATACCCTCTTCCTACGTTTAGATGAACTGGAAACACGCCTGAGTACTCAGCGTTACCTGTTTGGTGATCGGATCACAGACAGCGACATTCGTTTATACGTTACACTCGCCCGTTTTGACGTCGCCTACTACAGTGTCTTCCGTGCAAACCGTAACCGCCTGATCGACTTCCCCAACCTGTGGGCCTACGCCCGCGATCTCTACCAGACTCCCGGCTTCGGTGACACTACGGATTTCGAAGCCATTAAACGCGGCTATCATCTGGGAGATACTAGCTTCAACCCCTACCAGATTCTGGCAAAAGGACCTGACGTTTCGATCTGGCATACACCTCATCATCGTGCCTGA
- a CDS encoding transporter substrate-binding domain-containing protein, with protein MKTRFTKSTLPSLFLGLGAIILGYVSPHDVQAAAEKSITIATSADPRPFTYFDKDNQLTGYDIDVAKAIFNNLPQYKVSFVTTEFTSILAGLDADRFQLGANNFAENPERKEKYLFSQPIFENQFVIATPEKNNTIKTFNDLLGKSTEVNPGVNFTTALEKFNQQHKDNPVKLQYTEADLLIPLQNLENGKTDFVLIDKSMLEQYVQEHHLKLNIIPLSKEDSQRIGSPYSYFLIAKGKAGEQLLNDINDQIKKLSADGTLSKISEKYFHGDYAPK; from the coding sequence ATGAAAACACGCTTTACGAAAAGCACCTTGCCCTCATTATTTTTAGGTCTGGGTGCAATAATACTCGGATATGTCAGTCCCCATGACGTTCAGGCTGCGGCAGAAAAATCCATTACTATTGCGACAAGCGCTGACCCTCGGCCATTCACCTATTTTGATAAAGATAATCAGCTCACGGGGTACGACATTGACGTCGCAAAGGCTATTTTTAATAACTTGCCACAATATAAAGTGTCTTTCGTCACAACCGAATTCACATCCATTCTGGCAGGGCTGGATGCAGATCGCTTCCAACTCGGAGCCAATAACTTTGCCGAGAATCCAGAGAGAAAAGAGAAATATTTATTCTCTCAACCTATTTTCGAAAATCAATTTGTGATCGCAACCCCTGAAAAAAACAATACGATTAAAACCTTCAACGACTTATTGGGAAAATCCACAGAAGTAAACCCAGGAGTCAATTTCACTACGGCGTTAGAAAAATTCAACCAACAACATAAAGATAACCCTGTAAAATTACAATACACGGAAGCAGACTTACTCATTCCATTGCAAAATCTGGAAAACGGAAAAACAGATTTCGTCCTGATTGATAAATCGATGCTGGAACAATATGTTCAAGAGCACCATTTGAAGCTCAATATCATCCCGCTCAGTAAGGAAGACAGCCAGCGAATCGGTTCTCCTTACAGCTACTTTCTTATCGCCAAAGGCAAAGCGGGTGAACAACTTTTAAATGATATCAATGACCAGATAAAGAAATTAAGCGCTGACGGCACATTATCGAAAATCAGCGAAAAATATTTCCATGGGGATTATGCGCCTAAATGA
- a CDS encoding amino acid ABC transporter permease has protein sequence MPNIFDIKLVFTQIPALLEYLPVTLTITAISMIAGVVLGFIIASIRIRKIVFLDQVAGVFVSFIRGTPLIVQLYLSYYGIPVLLKYYNYYNQTDYNVNDIPSMLFVLLAFSLNEAAYNSESIRAAMLSVDKKQIEAAQSLGMTPFQVLRRVTLPNAFIVALPTLGNTLISLLKGTSLAFVCSVIDLTAKGKILASSSYRYFEVYISLALIYWALTIIIEQVIKRVEIAISVPDTPPATSGKKRYARH, from the coding sequence ATGCCCAATATTTTCGATATAAAACTGGTTTTCACTCAGATTCCAGCATTGCTTGAGTATCTGCCCGTCACGCTGACGATAACAGCAATATCTATGATCGCTGGTGTGGTACTTGGATTTATTATCGCATCAATTCGTATCAGGAAAATCGTATTTCTCGATCAGGTAGCAGGAGTTTTTGTTTCTTTTATTCGCGGAACGCCACTCATTGTGCAATTGTACCTTTCCTATTACGGTATTCCCGTTTTATTAAAATATTACAATTACTACAATCAGACGGATTACAACGTTAACGATATTCCTTCCATGCTATTCGTGTTGCTGGCATTTTCACTTAATGAAGCCGCCTACAATTCCGAAAGTATTCGTGCAGCAATGCTATCCGTGGATAAAAAGCAGATCGAAGCGGCGCAGTCACTCGGGATGACGCCATTTCAGGTATTGCGTCGCGTCACCCTTCCTAATGCGTTTATTGTCGCCTTGCCGACGCTCGGTAACACACTGATTAGTTTGCTCAAAGGAACGTCACTGGCATTTGTTTGCTCGGTGATTGACCTGACAGCCAAGGGGAAGATCCTCGCCAGTAGCAGCTATCGCTATTTTGAGGTCTATATTTCGCTGGCACTCATCTACTGGGCGCTCACGATCATTATTGAGCAGGTCATTAAGCGGGTTGAAATAGCGATTTCGGTTCCAGATACCCCACCAGCGACGTCAGGAAAAAAACGTTATGCTCGACATTAA
- a CDS encoding amino acid ABC transporter ATP-binding protein, with the protein MLDIKHLSKTFHNNVVLDDISLNIQKGDVVAIIGSSGSGKSTLLRCLNLLEQPESGEMVLNGRLFNLAKMNRRELIALRQNTAMVFQQFSLFQQKTALENVMEGLLIVKKYAKEKARQIALKQLKNVGLPDRATYYPKQLSGGQQQRVGIARALAMEPQLLLLDEPTSALDPEWVDEVLDVIKQAALQGNTMIIVSHEMAFVRQVASRVLFLEKGKIIEDGTAQQVFENPQMERTKAFLSRYYKRYEPEYTI; encoded by the coding sequence ATGCTCGACATTAAGCATTTATCGAAGACGTTCCACAATAACGTCGTTCTGGACGATATTTCTCTGAACATACAAAAAGGTGATGTCGTCGCCATTATCGGCTCATCCGGCTCAGGGAAATCAACGTTACTCCGCTGTCTCAATCTGCTGGAGCAGCCGGAGTCAGGGGAAATGGTGCTCAACGGTCGTCTCTTTAATCTGGCTAAAATGAACCGACGAGAACTGATCGCGCTCCGGCAGAACACAGCGATGGTTTTTCAGCAATTTAGCCTGTTCCAGCAAAAGACAGCGCTGGAGAATGTAATGGAAGGCTTGCTGATCGTCAAAAAATACGCCAAAGAAAAAGCACGACAGATTGCACTAAAGCAACTCAAAAACGTCGGCCTACCAGACCGGGCAACCTATTACCCGAAGCAACTGTCAGGCGGGCAACAGCAACGCGTGGGGATCGCCAGAGCACTGGCCATGGAACCACAGCTTTTGTTGCTGGATGAACCCACGTCAGCGCTGGATCCAGAATGGGTTGATGAGGTGCTGGATGTCATCAAACAAGCCGCGTTGCAGGGCAATACCATGATTATTGTTTCCCACGAAATGGCGTTTGTTCGTCAAGTCGCCAGCCGCGTACTGTTTCTGGAGAAAGGAAAAATTATTGAGGATGGCACGGCTCAGCAGGTTTTCGAAAACCCACAAATGGAAAGAACCAAAGCGTTTCTTTCTCGCTACTACAAACGCTACGAACCGGAATATACCATCTGA